Proteins from a genomic interval of Nitrospina gracilis Nb-211:
- a CDS encoding cytochrome c maturation protein CcmE: MQHRKIKFMVGACLIVGAIAYLITTSISSTSKFFVTVDELTAGMDTYRGAGLKVKGTVVEGSITRNPDNFLDVAFKIEEKQSILPVTYTGITPDMFEDGREVVIEGTIGRDGVFHANTLLTSCPSKYEAEKEAGKSHPGDIPIDGKQKQPALESPKILTKKTAI; the protein is encoded by the coding sequence ATGCAACACCGAAAAATCAAGTTCATGGTAGGGGCCTGTCTGATTGTTGGCGCGATCGCCTATCTGATCACGACCAGCATCAGCAGCACCTCCAAATTCTTCGTGACGGTGGATGAGTTGACGGCGGGAATGGATACTTACCGGGGCGCCGGTTTGAAAGTAAAGGGAACCGTGGTCGAGGGCTCCATCACCCGCAACCCGGACAATTTCCTGGATGTGGCGTTTAAGATAGAGGAAAAGCAATCGATTTTGCCCGTCACCTACACCGGCATCACTCCGGATATGTTTGAGGATGGCCGGGAAGTGGTCATCGAGGGCACCATTGGCCGCGACGGGGTATTCCACGCCAACACTCTGTTGACCAGTTGCCCGTCGAAATACGAGGCCGAAAAGGAAGCGGGAAAATCCCACCCGGGCGACATCCCGATAGACGGGAAACAGAAACAGCCTGCTTTGGAAAGCCCGAAAATTCTGACCAAAAAGACCGCCATCTGA
- a CDS encoding cytochrome c-type biogenesis protein, protein MRTRILIAVSFCFWAFSALPVFAATQLENLENALMCTCDDKCGKVLINCSCDHSEKMRGELTKQLESGLTVKQIIQTYVDKHGETVLSAPTKSGFNLTAWITPFVALVIGGFGVRKVIVVWTRKSTGKPGEETAPAQDAATSEVTQKKAGDQPYQSRLKDELDRLET, encoded by the coding sequence ATGCGTACCCGAATCCTGATTGCCGTTTCATTCTGCTTCTGGGCTTTTTCAGCGCTCCCGGTTTTCGCCGCGACGCAGTTGGAGAACCTTGAGAATGCGCTCATGTGCACCTGCGACGACAAGTGTGGCAAGGTGCTCATCAACTGCAGTTGCGATCACTCTGAAAAAATGCGCGGCGAGTTGACCAAACAATTGGAATCGGGGCTGACCGTCAAACAGATCATCCAGACTTATGTGGACAAGCACGGCGAGACGGTGCTTTCCGCGCCGACCAAGTCCGGCTTCAACCTCACCGCGTGGATCACGCCGTTTGTGGCGCTGGTGATAGGCGGATTCGGCGTGCGCAAGGTCATCGTCGTCTGGACGCGCAAATCCACCGGTAAGCCCGGGGAGGAAACCGCCCCCGCACAGGATGCCGCTACCAGCGAAGTGACGCAGAAGAAAGCTGGGGACCAGCCGTACCAGAGCCGGTTGAAAGACGAACTGGATCGGTTGGAAACCTGA
- a CDS encoding CcmD family protein codes for MNNLGFLFAANLFVWGGILVYVFTLMKRNRSLKADLDLLNETLNKDKRHD; via the coding sequence ATGAACAACCTGGGATTTCTGTTCGCCGCCAACCTGTTCGTGTGGGGCGGCATACTCGTTTACGTGTTCACCCTCATGAAGCGCAACCGCTCATTGAAAGCGGACCTGGACCTCTTGAACGAAACCCTCAACAAGGACAAACGGCATGACTGA
- a CDS encoding heme lyase CcmF/NrfE family subunit, protein MNELGEFALMVALATALYGVVGYVMAFRNNRVDLYMSADKTPLIVWSCVAVASGSLWYAFLTNDFSVEYVWAYSNRELDVFYKFSSFWGGQKGSLLFWTLILSTYMLVVYIQNRRQNVRLVPVALAVMMVIAIFFLGLLNFSTNPFERIPLPPEDGRGLNPLLQNYWMVIHPPTLYLGYVGFTVPFAFATAALLTKNLDDGWIRMTRKWTLVSWFFLCMGNLFGAQWAYVELGWGGYWAWDPVENAAFMPLLIATAFLHSVMIQEKKDMMKVWNMSLILLTFVMTIFGTFITRSGLIQSVHTFDEATLGYYFLAFLGVIITFSTILIAKRLPMLKSKNELDSFLSRESSFLFNNLVLLGITFATFWGTIFPIISEAFRGVKITVGPPFYNQVNVPIGLILLALIGIGPVIAWRKATWSNLKKNFAKPVMIALAGGAVLFPFVPLTDKAEIYSYITFVLCIFVMASIITEFIKGSVARHAAHEETYPAALSQLVWKNKRRYGGYIVHIGVVLLFAGIAGSQAYDTEFQKHLQVGESFKLRNYDITYERLMVKEQTSVKTRVIAQLGISENGRRIWTGNPEKEFYKGQKQPVSEVDLRSTWKEDLYLILADFNPDNSSATIKVHINPMVSWMWTGAWIIAFGTSICMWPDRLESRRRLERLKRQEAIFVPAQE, encoded by the coding sequence ATGAATGAACTGGGTGAATTTGCATTGATGGTGGCGCTGGCCACCGCGCTGTACGGCGTCGTCGGGTATGTGATGGCGTTCCGCAACAATCGTGTCGATCTGTATATGAGTGCGGACAAGACGCCGCTCATCGTCTGGAGTTGTGTGGCGGTGGCTTCCGGTTCGTTGTGGTACGCGTTTCTCACCAACGACTTCAGCGTCGAATACGTGTGGGCTTATTCCAACCGCGAACTCGACGTCTTCTACAAATTCTCTTCGTTCTGGGGCGGGCAGAAAGGGTCGTTGTTGTTCTGGACGCTCATCCTGTCCACCTACATGCTGGTGGTGTACATCCAGAACCGCAGACAGAACGTCCGCCTGGTGCCGGTGGCGCTGGCGGTGATGATGGTCATCGCCATCTTCTTTCTGGGTCTGCTCAATTTCAGCACCAATCCTTTCGAACGCATTCCGCTTCCGCCGGAAGACGGACGCGGCCTGAACCCGCTGTTGCAAAACTACTGGATGGTGATCCACCCGCCGACCTTGTACCTCGGTTACGTCGGCTTCACCGTGCCCTTCGCATTCGCCACGGCGGCCCTGCTCACCAAGAACCTTGATGACGGCTGGATTCGCATGACGCGCAAATGGACGCTGGTGTCGTGGTTCTTCCTGTGCATGGGCAACCTGTTCGGCGCGCAGTGGGCGTACGTGGAGCTGGGCTGGGGCGGTTACTGGGCGTGGGACCCGGTGGAAAACGCGGCGTTCATGCCTCTGCTCATCGCCACCGCCTTTCTGCATTCGGTGATGATTCAGGAAAAGAAAGACATGATGAAGGTGTGGAACATGTCGCTCATCCTGCTCACCTTCGTGATGACCATCTTCGGCACGTTCATCACGCGGAGCGGGCTCATTCAGTCGGTGCATACGTTTGATGAAGCGACCCTCGGTTACTACTTCCTCGCGTTCCTGGGCGTCATCATCACATTCTCCACCATTCTTATTGCCAAGCGCCTGCCGATGCTCAAGAGCAAGAACGAACTCGATTCGTTCCTGTCGCGCGAGAGCAGTTTCCTGTTCAACAACCTGGTGCTTTTGGGCATCACGTTCGCCACGTTCTGGGGCACCATCTTCCCGATCATCTCGGAAGCGTTCCGCGGCGTGAAAATCACCGTCGGCCCTCCGTTCTACAACCAGGTCAACGTGCCCATCGGGCTCATCCTGCTCGCTTTGATCGGCATCGGCCCGGTCATCGCCTGGCGCAAGGCGACATGGTCGAACCTCAAAAAGAATTTCGCCAAGCCGGTCATGATCGCGCTGGCAGGGGGCGCGGTCCTGTTTCCCTTCGTGCCGCTCACTGATAAAGCGGAAATTTATTCGTACATCACCTTCGTCCTCTGCATTTTCGTGATGGCGTCGATCATCACCGAGTTTATCAAAGGTTCGGTGGCGCGCCACGCGGCGCATGAGGAGACGTATCCGGCGGCGTTGTCGCAGTTGGTGTGGAAGAACAAGCGGCGTTACGGCGGCTACATCGTGCACATCGGCGTGGTTCTCCTGTTCGCGGGCATCGCGGGGTCTCAGGCATACGACACGGAGTTCCAGAAACACTTGCAGGTCGGCGAATCCTTCAAGCTCCGCAACTACGACATCACCTACGAGCGGTTGATGGTGAAGGAACAGACCTCGGTGAAGACCCGCGTCATCGCGCAGCTGGGCATCTCGGAAAACGGACGCCGTATATGGACCGGCAACCCGGAAAAGGAATTTTATAAGGGACAGAAACAGCCTGTCTCGGAGGTGGACCTGCGCTCCACGTGGAAAGAGGACCTGTATCTGATCCTCGCCGACTTCAACCCCGACAACAGTTCAGCGACCATCAAGGTGCACATCAACCCGATGGTGAGCTGGATGTGGACCGGCGCGTGGATCATCGCCTTCGGCACCTCCATCTGCATGTGGCCGGACCGGCTGGAGTCACGCCGCCGCCTGGAACGCCTGAAGCGCCAGGAAGCCATCTTCGTCCCGGCGCAGGAGTGA
- a CDS encoding heme exporter protein CcmB translates to MNGYFQQIGAIAAKDFSTEFKTRELFSSMFVFGLLVILIFIFSVDLSLVNANAVGPGVLWVAILFAGTLGLNRSFTLEKENGCLQGLILTPVDRSAIYFGKMVSNLVFLLVMEAFLLPVFMVFFNIDLVSHLGPLLVVLFLGTLGFSALGTLLSSLSSNLKTREIMLPILLYPLMVPIAIGSVRMTSQILMGKTLADNLNWLGLTLCFDVIYIGVSIMTIDYIFEE, encoded by the coding sequence ATGAACGGATACTTTCAACAGATCGGCGCCATCGCCGCCAAGGATTTCAGCACCGAGTTCAAGACGCGGGAGCTGTTCAGCTCCATGTTCGTCTTCGGTCTGCTGGTGATCCTGATCTTCATCTTTTCCGTCGATCTGAGTCTGGTCAACGCCAACGCCGTGGGACCGGGCGTGTTGTGGGTCGCCATCCTGTTTGCGGGCACGTTGGGACTCAACCGCTCGTTCACGCTGGAAAAAGAGAACGGTTGTTTGCAGGGACTCATTCTGACGCCGGTGGACCGCTCGGCGATTTACTTCGGCAAGATGGTGAGCAACCTCGTGTTCCTTCTGGTCATGGAAGCCTTCCTGCTTCCGGTGTTCATGGTGTTCTTCAACATCGACCTGGTGTCGCACCTGGGGCCGCTTTTGGTGGTGCTGTTTTTGGGTACGCTGGGGTTCAGTGCACTGGGCACGCTGTTGTCGTCGCTGTCGTCGAATTTGAAAACGCGCGAAATCATGCTTCCGATTCTGCTGTACCCGCTCATGGTGCCCATCGCCATCGGCTCCGTACGCATGACCAGCCAGATTCTGATGGGCAAGACGCTGGCGGACAACCTCAACTGGCTGGGCCTGACCCTGTGTTTTGACGTGATTTACATCGGTGTGTCCATCATGACCATCGATTACATTTTTGAGGAGTGA
- the rsmH gene encoding 16S rRNA (cytosine(1402)-N(4))-methyltransferase RsmH, which produces MVDYHTPVLLEEVLHYIEPQNKRLIVDGTLGDGGHTQAMLDAGPTLRVLGIDRDTEALERARQRLAAYKERVILVHGSFSEVKSILTRQNEREMDGILLDLGVSSRQLDVAERGFSFRFEGPLDMRMDRSQEGPTAADLLESLSDFELEQIFRKYGEEKKPRQLVRLIRKAQGSHPIKTTFELSQILSSAAKPSRKPRIHPATKAFQALRIAVNRELDHVQKALEDALDCLAPGGRMVVISFHSLEDRIVKDFFRTEAKGCICPPKTPVCVCGRKSRLKVLTRRVVKPSAREVELNPRASSAKLRAAERIHV; this is translated from the coding sequence ATGGTGGATTACCACACGCCAGTTCTGTTAGAGGAGGTCCTTCATTATATAGAACCCCAAAACAAGAGGCTCATTGTCGATGGCACCCTGGGGGACGGGGGGCACACGCAGGCAATGCTAGACGCCGGGCCGACATTGCGGGTCCTGGGAATCGACCGGGATACCGAAGCCCTGGAACGGGCCAGACAACGACTGGCCGCCTACAAGGAAAGGGTCATTCTGGTGCACGGCAGCTTCAGCGAAGTCAAAAGCATACTGACCCGGCAAAACGAACGGGAAATGGACGGCATCCTGCTGGATCTCGGGGTGTCTTCCCGGCAATTGGACGTCGCCGAGCGGGGGTTCAGCTTCCGTTTCGAAGGACCGCTGGACATGCGCATGGACCGCAGCCAGGAAGGACCCACGGCGGCCGACCTGCTCGAATCGCTTTCCGATTTCGAGCTCGAACAGATTTTTCGCAAGTATGGAGAAGAAAAAAAGCCCAGGCAACTCGTACGGTTGATCCGCAAAGCGCAGGGCTCCCATCCCATCAAAACAACCTTCGAACTATCCCAAATCCTCTCCAGCGCGGCGAAACCGTCGCGTAAGCCCCGAATTCACCCAGCCACAAAAGCCTTCCAAGCCCTGCGCATTGCGGTTAACCGTGAGTTGGACCACGTCCAGAAAGCGCTTGAGGACGCCCTCGACTGCCTCGCCCCCGGCGGGCGCATGGTGGTGATCTCCTTTCATTCTCTCGAAGACCGAATCGTCAAAGATTTTTTCCGTACCGAAGCAAAAGGCTGTATTTGCCCGCCCAAGACGCCGGTGTGCGTGTGCGGGCGCAAAAGCAGGCTCAAGGTTCTGACCCGGAGGGTGGTCAAACCGTCGGCCCGGGAAGTGGAGCTCAATCCCCGGGCCTCCAGCGCGAAGTTGAGAGCGGCGGAGCGCATCCATGTCTAG
- a CDS encoding division/cell wall cluster transcriptional repressor MraZ has product MVGFLGTYQVNLDEKGRLNVPAKFKGLLDKQYDNHNLVVAVMPDKEGNKDREYLIVFPQKEWLVNEEKLSHLSGLDGDDRNKMREIYAQASECEVKSGKILIPQHQRERAGLKKEVILVGMSKTFEIWSADRFEI; this is encoded by the coding sequence ATGGTTGGTTTTTTAGGGACATATCAGGTCAACCTGGACGAAAAGGGGCGTCTCAACGTTCCGGCGAAGTTCAAGGGCCTTCTGGACAAGCAGTACGACAACCACAACCTCGTGGTCGCCGTAATGCCGGACAAGGAGGGGAATAAGGACCGCGAGTACCTCATTGTCTTTCCTCAGAAGGAATGGCTGGTCAACGAGGAAAAGCTCAGCCACCTCTCCGGGTTGGACGGCGACGACCGCAACAAGATGCGCGAGATTTACGCGCAGGCCAGCGAGTGTGAAGTCAAGTCCGGAAAAATCCTGATACCCCAGCACCAGCGCGAGCGCGCCGGGCTGAAAAAAGAAGTGATCCTGGTCGGCATGTCCAAGACGTTCGAGATCTGGTCCGCCGACCGGTTTGAGATTTGA
- a CDS encoding ABC transporter ATP-binding protein — MSEPTVAPSQDPAIQVRGLRKSFGHIEAVRGIEFDLNRGEFLTVFGPNGAGKTTLIRMLSSLTRPTSGQATVAGYDVTANDPAMRREIGVISHASFLYADLSAFENVQFYAKMYGVDNPADRAKQVIDEVGLLPRMHDRVRTFSRGMLQRLSIARAIVHDPSILFLDEPYTGLDQHASLKLREQLETLHTQHRTVLMTTHDFARGLEMCDRVAIQARGRFVLHEPVANIDKNCFETLYLEQVAKAG; from the coding sequence ATGTCCGAACCCACCGTTGCCCCGTCGCAGGACCCCGCCATCCAGGTGCGGGGATTGCGGAAAAGTTTCGGCCACATTGAGGCGGTCCGAGGCATCGAGTTCGATCTCAATCGTGGCGAGTTCCTGACGGTGTTCGGGCCCAACGGTGCGGGCAAGACCACGCTCATCCGCATGCTGTCATCGTTGACGCGCCCCACCAGCGGCCAGGCGACGGTGGCGGGGTACGACGTGACGGCGAACGATCCCGCCATGCGGCGCGAGATCGGCGTCATCTCGCACGCCAGTTTCCTGTATGCGGACCTCTCCGCGTTCGAGAACGTGCAGTTCTACGCGAAGATGTACGGCGTGGACAATCCGGCGGACCGGGCAAAGCAAGTGATTGATGAGGTCGGTCTGCTTCCGCGCATGCACGACCGCGTGCGCACGTTTTCACGCGGCATGTTGCAGAGGCTGTCCATCGCCCGCGCCATCGTGCACGATCCGTCGATCCTGTTTCTCGACGAACCGTACACCGGGCTGGACCAGCACGCCTCCTTGAAGTTGCGCGAGCAGTTGGAGACCCTGCATACCCAGCACCGCACGGTGTTGATGACGACGCACGATTTCGCGCGGGGACTGGAGATGTGCGACCGTGTGGCCATTCAGGCGCGCGGCCGGTTTGTCCTGCACGAACCGGTGGCGAACATCGACAAGAACTGTTTTGAGACCCTGTACCTGGAACAGGTCGCTAAGGCGGGGTGA
- the ccsA gene encoding cytochrome c biogenesis protein CcsA, which yields MTEPANDTPANGGGNGFVLLVLTISAVMAMLIAIYIYVPTERTEGVVQRIMYYHIPSAWIAFFAFFVVFLCSILFLWKGDREWDIYAHASAEVGVLFCSLVLITGPIWAKPIWGTWWVWDARLTSTLVLWLIYVAYLMLRVQTDAGSTRAKYAAVVGIVGFLDIPLIHFSVLWWRTFHPKPKMITPEGFGAGMDTPMIITLMIALGAFTLLYFLLMSQRVSIERMKDEVDRLKKERLYSH from the coding sequence ATGACTGAGCCCGCAAACGACACGCCCGCGAACGGCGGCGGCAACGGCTTCGTTTTGCTGGTGCTCACCATCAGTGCGGTGATGGCGATGCTCATTGCCATTTATATTTACGTGCCCACCGAGCGTACCGAGGGCGTGGTCCAGCGCATCATGTACTACCACATTCCGTCTGCGTGGATCGCATTCTTCGCTTTCTTCGTGGTGTTTTTGTGCAGTATCCTGTTTCTATGGAAAGGCGACCGGGAATGGGACATCTACGCGCATGCCTCGGCGGAAGTGGGCGTGCTGTTCTGCTCGCTCGTGCTCATCACCGGGCCCATCTGGGCCAAGCCCATCTGGGGCACGTGGTGGGTGTGGGACGCGCGGCTGACCTCCACGCTCGTGCTGTGGCTGATCTACGTCGCCTACCTGATGCTCCGCGTGCAGACCGATGCCGGATCGACCCGCGCCAAGTACGCGGCGGTGGTGGGCATCGTCGGGTTTCTCGACATTCCGCTGATCCATTTTTCGGTGCTGTGGTGGCGCACATTCCATCCCAAACCGAAAATGATCACGCCGGAAGGCTTCGGCGCGGGCATGGACACGCCCATGATCATCACGCTGATGATCGCGCTCGGCGCGTTCACCCTGCTTTATTTTCTGCTCATGTCCCAACGCGTTTCCATCGAACGGATGAAAGATGAAGTCGATCGGCTCAAAAAAGAGAGACTTTACTCTCATTAA
- a CDS encoding cell division protein FtsL, which yields MSSRQSWLRWARTQIPLSPAEFRLVTVGLFLFLLGALFYVWPNVKMVKLAYEFQVQQKLHTKLLREHTLLQLERDSLLSLDRVQYLAENRLGMKDPQPEQIVTIFVK from the coding sequence ATGTCTAGTCGACAATCCTGGCTGAGATGGGCCCGGACCCAGATCCCCCTGTCCCCGGCGGAGTTCCGCCTGGTGACGGTGGGGTTGTTTTTGTTTCTTCTGGGAGCGCTCTTTTACGTTTGGCCGAACGTAAAGATGGTCAAGCTGGCCTATGAATTTCAGGTCCAGCAGAAGCTCCACACCAAACTGCTCCGCGAGCACACCCTCCTCCAGTTGGAACGGGACAGCCTGCTGTCCCTGGACCGGGTCCAGTACCTGGCCGAAAACCGGTTGGGCATGAAGGACCCCCAGCCGGAACAGATCGTCACGATCTTCGTGAAGTGA